The nucleotide sequence ttttcatagctTTACTAGCCCTAAAATActactaattaaaataattgttaaataaataataaatattaattatacttaaaataatataccatTTTGTCCAAAATGGTCCATGTCCATCAGAGATTCCATTTATTAACCATGCAGCTGCATGGCACATTTCATGAATTAAAGTATCTCTAAGTCTATCTGGAGTatctaaaatctatatataatttttttaatgcatattttagtaattgtgtttaaaaaatatataaatataccttTGTTGCTAAAACTATTCGTGATGATTTTACAATACCACCGAGTGATTTTActgatttcttattataacaaaaaccAGCAGTTCCTCTCATACGAACATTCCATTCTATTAACATATCTTCTGGTAATTCATTATCAAATACTTTGTCATTATATagattgtacaaatatttacataaattttccttattatttttataatctaatctaTATTTCTTAGCATCTGGATGTATATTAGTAAGGGGAACATTTTCACTTAAAGATGCTAAGAagcttttatgttttttatagtTTGAATTGTCagaagttaatttattttgtgtcTTTGATTTAGGTATTTCTtgtatagttttaataaaatctagaaatatacatacaatctaatatataaatctttatgtaatcatataatttatgcatataatatattatatttgttttatatatatatatatatacctttctTAATTGTAGATTTTGGTGGTATTTCATCACCAGGATCAAATTCACTAGTGCTTGAATCTTCACTTTCATTGTTGAATAACTTCCTTCCtcttatgttaaatatttgattactgTTATCTATATCATCATTATCTTCAGAATCTGTATCACATATTTTAATAgctctgaaaaataaaataatgttattaaaaagatttttttcattataaactgtttataaatcaattattaccGCTGTACAATCGATGGAAATACTGTTTTCGATTGTGTACTATTTTGTGATACTCTTGGATGTGTTAATGcagtataatataaactttcattTTCACTTCCTGATGATGtttgatcatttataaaagtatcatcttttcgtttcatatttttccgtacacttttcttttttgatcgattttgtaattttaaatcctttaaagctatataaattgtatttaaaattattaaaactatctttttaaaataaatgtaaaatacaatttaatgaatacaagtatctataatataattacttacaTGTGTTACTAGAACTATCTGAATCTGATATATACAATCTTTctctatttattatctttctgtaacaataaatttataaatgttatttattattaatgtataattataatatattaattgtaatcacCTTTCAGTTTGAACAGCTCTATTTTTTGTAGTAGTTGCttgtttaattgtattaattcttGGTTCAGATTTTGGAAACAATATATCAGCTTTATTGCGCCAAGATTTAccatataatttatctaatatatctgCACAGTCcctaatatctatattttgagGTGTATTTGTTGAAGTATTTattggaattgaaaatttatcattagtaTGAGTTTTGTGTGATGTAtggaattcattattttttgttttttgaacaaattcatttattatagtttgatGTAATACTGTGGGATTAGATGTTTTATtgcattttgaatttataattttactttcattaggtaattgatttatttttcctctatTGTTTGGAgtttcataattcatttctAATCTTTCCAAACTACTATTTCCAGAACTTTTATCATGTTTATTACTAAGAGGCACAATATCAAGTGAACTATCACTTTGAGAATCAGGTAAATTTGTCATAAGCCATtgtgaaatttgttttctttttctttctgatAGTTTAATAGATGTATCTTTTTCTATACATggtgcatttaaaaatttatccacaCGAGTTTTATAAGAATGTGTAAGATTTACTTGAGAATCTTGAATAATATCACTTTCAGAATCTTCTTGAGtttcatcaataaatatatttgtttttaaattatttttaggtgAAATAGCTGgatgtataatattgttatctatttctttattagatatcacatttttttctttttgaattttaggtgattcatatattattcgtgtagattttatattttttataatatttttagtatcttcttttgaaatttttttttttaaatcactaTTAATATGAGATATGGTTTTAGGTAATTgagtaatattattagaatttttcaaattattaatatcagtaGAATTAGTATTgcattgaatatttctttctgatATATCATTAACTCTATTTTCTGTGGTACAACTACTGATATAACTACTGTTTGTCCTCTTAGAAGTTGTTATATATTCTTGTCCACTACTACTAGATGAAAAGTCATCAGATATaggcaatatatttttttttagaatatcttttctttcttgaaaattattaataaaataggattttttatttgctctccaagattggaaatatttttcacttgcAATATCTATGGAATCAGAATCTGAAGAATcttcaatataaatagtattatttgttataggATGATTATGTGATGTTGATCCTATGACATATTT is from Apis mellifera strain DH4 linkage group LG2, Amel_HAv3.1, whole genome shotgun sequence and encodes:
- the LOC102653961 gene encoding uncharacterized protein LOC102653961 isoform X3, whose amino-acid sequence is MEFNTKMTESFHDSQNFHLKLSQDSNISDTQDVNDADIIIMSNSSSKSTCSIPKYVIGSTSHNHPITNNTIYIEDSSDSDSIDIASEKYFQSWRANKKSYFINNFQERKDILKKNILPISDDFSSSSSGQEYITTSKRTNSSYISSCTTENRVNDISERNIQCNTNSTDINNLKNSNNITQLPKTISHINSDLKKKISKEDTKNIIKNIKSTRIIYESPKIQKEKNVISNKEIDNNIIHPAISPKNNLKTNIFIDETQEDSESDIIQDSQVNLTHSYKTRVDKFLNAPCIEKDTSIKLSERKRKQISQWLMTNLPDSQSDSSLDIVPLSNKHDKSSGNSSLERLEMNYETPNNRGKINQLPNESKIINSKCNKTSNPTVLHQTIINEFVQKTKNNEFHTSHKTHTNDKFSIPINTSTNTPQNIDIRDCADILDKLYGKSWRNKADILFPKSEPRINTIKQATTTKNRAVQTERKIINRERLYISDSDSSSNTSLKDLKLQNRSKKKSVRKNMKRKDDTFINDQTSSGSENESLYYTALTHPRVSQNSTQSKTVFPSIVQRAIKICDTDSEDNDDIDNSNQIFNIRGRKLFNNESEDSSTSEFDPGDEIPPKSTIKKEWNVRMRGTAGFCYNKKSVKSLGGIVKSSRIVLATKILDTPDRLRDTLIHEMCHAAAWLINGISDGHGPFWTKWASKAMKIFPELPPIRRCHDYKIKTKFTYKCINCGYSIGRHSKSLDIEKKRCGHCYGKFELLLNKTTKSGTVQMQTPKREPSAFALYVKENYNSVKKERNIGHAAVMKLLGQQFSAIKIAKKQENIENNPNIIN
- the LOC102653961 gene encoding acidic repeat-containing protein isoform X2, which translates into the protein MEFNTKMTESFHDSQNFHLKLSQDSNISDTQDVNDADIIIMSNSSSKSTCSIPKYVIGSTSHNHPITNNTIYIEDSSDSDSIDIASEKYFQSWRANKKSYFINNFQERKDILKKNILPISDDFSSSSSGQEYITTSKRTNSSYISSCTTENRVNDISERNIQCNTNSTDINNLKNSNNITQLPKTISHINSDLKKKISKEDTKNIIKNIKSTRIIYESPKIQKEKNVISNKEIDNNIIHPAISPKNNLKTNIFIDETQEDSESDIIQDSQVNLTHSYKTRVDKFLNAPCIEKDTSIKLSERKRKQISQWLMTNLPDSQSDSSLDIVPLSNKHDKSSGNSSLERLEMNYETPNNRGKINQLPNESKIINSKCNKTSNPTVLHQTIINEFVQKTKNNEFHTSHKTHTNDKFSIPINTSTNTPQNIDIRDCADILDKLYGKSWRNKADILFPKSEPRINTIKQATTTKNRAVQTERKIINRERLYISDSDSSSNTSLKDLKLQNRSKKKSVRKNMKRKDDTFINDQTSSGSENESLYYTALTHPRVSQNSTQSKTVFPSIVQRAIKICDTDSEDNDDIDNSNQIFNIRGRKLFNNESEDSSTSEFDPGDEIPPKSTIKKDFIKTIQEIPKSKTQNKLTSDNSNYKKHKSFLASLSENVPLTNIHPDAKKYRLDYKNNKENLCKYLYNLYNDKVFDNELPEDMLIEWNVRMRGTAGFCYNKKSVKSLGGIVKSSRIVLATKILDTPDRLRDTLIHEMCHAAAWLINGISDGHGPFWTKWASKAMKIFPELPPIRRCHDYKIKTKFTYKCINCGYSIGRHSKSLDIEKKRCGHCYGKFELLLNKTTKSGTVQMQTPKREPSAFALYVKENYNSVKKERNIGHAAVMKLLGIGM
- the LOC102653961 gene encoding acidic repeat-containing protein isoform X1, whose translation is MEFNTKMTESFHDSQNFHLKLSQDSNISDTQDVNDADIIIMSNSSSKSTCSIPKYVIGSTSHNHPITNNTIYIEDSSDSDSIDIASEKYFQSWRANKKSYFINNFQERKDILKKNILPISDDFSSSSSGQEYITTSKRTNSSYISSCTTENRVNDISERNIQCNTNSTDINNLKNSNNITQLPKTISHINSDLKKKISKEDTKNIIKNIKSTRIIYESPKIQKEKNVISNKEIDNNIIHPAISPKNNLKTNIFIDETQEDSESDIIQDSQVNLTHSYKTRVDKFLNAPCIEKDTSIKLSERKRKQISQWLMTNLPDSQSDSSLDIVPLSNKHDKSSGNSSLERLEMNYETPNNRGKINQLPNESKIINSKCNKTSNPTVLHQTIINEFVQKTKNNEFHTSHKTHTNDKFSIPINTSTNTPQNIDIRDCADILDKLYGKSWRNKADILFPKSEPRINTIKQATTTKNRAVQTERKIINRERLYISDSDSSSNTSLKDLKLQNRSKKKSVRKNMKRKDDTFINDQTSSGSENESLYYTALTHPRVSQNSTQSKTVFPSIVQRAIKICDTDSEDNDDIDNSNQIFNIRGRKLFNNESEDSSTSEFDPGDEIPPKSTIKKDFIKTIQEIPKSKTQNKLTSDNSNYKKHKSFLASLSENVPLTNIHPDAKKYRLDYKNNKENLCKYLYNLYNDKVFDNELPEDMLIEWNVRMRGTAGFCYNKKSVKSLGGIVKSSRIVLATKILDTPDRLRDTLIHEMCHAAAWLINGISDGHGPFWTKWASKAMKIFPELPPIRRCHDYKIKTKFTYKCINCGYSIGRHSKSLDIEKKRCGHCYGKFELLLNKTTKSGTVQMQTPKREPSAFALYVKENYNSVKKERNIGHAAVMKLLGQQFSAIKIAKKQENIENNPNIIN